A stretch of the Chelonia mydas isolate rCheMyd1 chromosome 5, rCheMyd1.pri.v2, whole genome shotgun sequence genome encodes the following:
- the PRKAA1 gene encoding 5'-AMP-activated protein kinase catalytic subunit alpha-1 isoform X2 translates to MVVHRDLKPENVLLDAHMNAKIADFGLSNMMSDGEFLRTSCGSPNYAAPEVISGRLYAGPEVDIWSSGVILYALLCGTLPFDDDHVPTLFKKICDGIFYTPQYLNPSVISLLKHMLQVDPMKRATIRDIREHEWFKQDLPKYLFPEDPSYSSNMIDDEALKEVCEKFECTEEEVLSCLYSRNHQDPLAVAYHLIIDNRRIMNEAKDFYLATSPPDSFLDDHHLSRPHPERVPFLVAEAPRPRHTLDELNPQKSKHQGVRRAKWHLGIRSQSRPNDIMAEVCRAIKQLDYEWKVVNPYYLRVRRKNPVTSTYSKMSLQLYQVDSRTYLLDFRSIDDEIIEAKSGTTTPQRSGSVSSYRSCQKESDGDAQGKSADLSLTSSVTSSFDSSSADLTPRSGSHTIEFFEMCANLIKILAQ, encoded by the exons ATGGTTGTACATAGAGACTTGAAACCTGAAAATGTACTACTTGATGCACACATGAATGCCAAGATAGCTGATTTTG GTCTTTCAAATATGATGTCAGATGGAgagtttttaagaacaagctgTGGTTCCCCTAACTATGCTGCACCAGAAGTAATTTCAGGAAG ATTATATGCAGGTCCAGAAGTAGATATTTGGAGCAGTGGGGTTATTCTCTATGCTCTGTTATGTGGAACCCTTCCATTTGATGATGATCACGTGCCAACGCTTTTTAAGAAGATATGTGACGGTATCTTTTATACCCCTCAATATCTGAATCCATCTGTGATTAGCCTTCTGAAACACATGCTGCAGGTGGATCCCATGAAGAGAGCTACAATCAGAGACATTAG GGAGCATGAGTGGTTCAAGCAGGACCTTCCCAAGTATCTCTTTCCTGAAGACCCATCCTATAGCTCAAACATGATTGATGACGAAGCCTTAAAAGAAGTGTGTGAGAAGTTTGAATGCACAGAAGAGGAGGTGCTAAGCTGTTTATATAGCCGAAATCATCAAGACCCCTTAGCAGTTGCCTATCACCTCATTATAGATAACAGAAGAATAATGAATGAGGCCAAAGACTTCTATTTGGCAACAAGCCCACCAGATTCTTTTCTTGATGATCACCATTTGTCTCGCCCTCATCCTGAAAGAGTGCCATTTTTAGTAGCTGAAGCACCACGGCCACGCCACACACTTGATGAGCTCAACCCACAAAAGTCAAAACACCAAGGTGTAAGAAGAGCTAAGTGGCATTTAGGAATTCGGAGTCAAAGTCGACCAAATGACATCATGGCAGAAGTGTGTCGAGCAATTAAACAATTGGATTACGAATGGAAG GTTGTAAATCCATACTACTTGCGTGTTCGAAGGAAGAATCCAGTGACTAGTACATATTCTAAAATGAGTTTACAGTTATACCAGGTGGACAGTAGGACGTACTTACTGGATTTCCGTAGCATTGATG atgaaattattgAAGCAAAATCTGGGACTACCACACCGCAGAGATCAGGTTCTGTGAGCAGCTATAGATCTTGTCAGAAGGAGTCTGATGGTGATGCACAAGGAAAATCTGCAGATCTGTCCCTTACCTCATCAGTGACATCTTCATTTGACTCTTCTTCAGCTGACTTAACCCCAAGATCAGGGAGTCACACCATAGAATTTTTTGAGATGTGTgcaaatcttattaaaatacttGCACAATAA
- the PRKAA1 gene encoding 5'-AMP-activated protein kinase catalytic subunit alpha-1 isoform X3, translating into MMSDGEFLRTSCGSPNYAAPEVISGRLYAGPEVDIWSSGVILYALLCGTLPFDDDHVPTLFKKICDGIFYTPQYLNPSVISLLKHMLQVDPMKRATIRDIREHEWFKQDLPKYLFPEDPSYSSNMIDDEALKEVCEKFECTEEEVLSCLYSRNHQDPLAVAYHLIIDNRRIMNEAKDFYLATSPPDSFLDDHHLSRPHPERVPFLVAEAPRPRHTLDELNPQKSKHQGVRRAKWHLGIRSQSRPNDIMAEVCRAIKQLDYEWKVVNPYYLRVRRKNPVTSTYSKMSLQLYQVDSRTYLLDFRSIDDEIIEAKSGTTTPQRSGSVSSYRSCQKESDGDAQGKSADLSLTSSVTSSFDSSSADLTPRSGSHTIEFFEMCANLIKILAQ; encoded by the exons ATGATGTCAGATGGAgagtttttaagaacaagctgTGGTTCCCCTAACTATGCTGCACCAGAAGTAATTTCAGGAAG ATTATATGCAGGTCCAGAAGTAGATATTTGGAGCAGTGGGGTTATTCTCTATGCTCTGTTATGTGGAACCCTTCCATTTGATGATGATCACGTGCCAACGCTTTTTAAGAAGATATGTGACGGTATCTTTTATACCCCTCAATATCTGAATCCATCTGTGATTAGCCTTCTGAAACACATGCTGCAGGTGGATCCCATGAAGAGAGCTACAATCAGAGACATTAG GGAGCATGAGTGGTTCAAGCAGGACCTTCCCAAGTATCTCTTTCCTGAAGACCCATCCTATAGCTCAAACATGATTGATGACGAAGCCTTAAAAGAAGTGTGTGAGAAGTTTGAATGCACAGAAGAGGAGGTGCTAAGCTGTTTATATAGCCGAAATCATCAAGACCCCTTAGCAGTTGCCTATCACCTCATTATAGATAACAGAAGAATAATGAATGAGGCCAAAGACTTCTATTTGGCAACAAGCCCACCAGATTCTTTTCTTGATGATCACCATTTGTCTCGCCCTCATCCTGAAAGAGTGCCATTTTTAGTAGCTGAAGCACCACGGCCACGCCACACACTTGATGAGCTCAACCCACAAAAGTCAAAACACCAAGGTGTAAGAAGAGCTAAGTGGCATTTAGGAATTCGGAGTCAAAGTCGACCAAATGACATCATGGCAGAAGTGTGTCGAGCAATTAAACAATTGGATTACGAATGGAAG GTTGTAAATCCATACTACTTGCGTGTTCGAAGGAAGAATCCAGTGACTAGTACATATTCTAAAATGAGTTTACAGTTATACCAGGTGGACAGTAGGACGTACTTACTGGATTTCCGTAGCATTGATG atgaaattattgAAGCAAAATCTGGGACTACCACACCGCAGAGATCAGGTTCTGTGAGCAGCTATAGATCTTGTCAGAAGGAGTCTGATGGTGATGCACAAGGAAAATCTGCAGATCTGTCCCTTACCTCATCAGTGACATCTTCATTTGACTCTTCTTCAGCTGACTTAACCCCAAGATCAGGGAGTCACACCATAGAATTTTTTGAGATGTGTgcaaatcttattaaaatacttGCACAATAA